Proteins encoded in a region of the Dorea longicatena genome:
- a CDS encoding ATP-binding protein, whose translation MDIKRAKKEIKDSIEAYLAKDEYGDYMIPSIRQRPILLMGPPGIGKTQVMEQVAKECKVALVSYTITHHTRQSAVGLPFIEKKTYDGKEYSVTEYTMSEIIASVYDKMEETGLREGILFIDEINCVSETLAPTMLQFLQCKTFGNQKIPTGWIIVAAGNPPEYNKSVRDFDVVTLDRIKKIDVDVNYDVWKEYAYRADIHPAILAYLEIRRDYFYRMETTVDGKVFATARGWEDLSQLLKTYEKLGKKADREVVHQYIQHWKIAKDFANYLELYHKYKKDYGLEKIIEGVYTRDTLERLRYAAFDERFSVVNMLIGRLGSCFKEYFLKDRLVTMIYEYLKLYKSNLQMDLVVCEAREQYEKLRKEEQMTKQDEHVRKQVLDKLESYEQLAKEEHLEGEAAFERIKEVFGNEVAEREELTERTLSALEHAFEFMEDAFGDSQEMVSFVTELNTNYYSIQFLKENDCDKYYQYNKKLLFDKQQEEILSELNEVEQDLNTAIK comes from the coding sequence ATGGATATAAAAAGAGCCAAAAAAGAAATCAAAGATTCGATAGAGGCATATCTTGCCAAAGATGAATATGGAGATTATATGATCCCATCAATAAGACAAAGACCAATTCTCCTGATGGGGCCTCCGGGAATCGGTAAGACACAGGTTATGGAACAGGTGGCAAAGGAGTGTAAAGTCGCACTGGTATCTTATACGATCACACATCATACCAGACAAAGTGCGGTCGGACTTCCGTTTATTGAAAAGAAGACGTACGATGGGAAAGAGTACTCGGTTACAGAATATACGATGAGTGAGATCATCGCTTCGGTATATGATAAGATGGAAGAGACAGGACTTAGAGAAGGAATTCTGTTCATTGATGAGATCAACTGCGTGTCTGAGACTCTGGCTCCGACAATGTTACAGTTTTTGCAGTGTAAGACATTTGGTAATCAGAAGATTCCGACAGGATGGATCATTGTAGCGGCAGGTAATCCGCCGGAGTACAATAAGTCGGTACGGGATTTTGATGTGGTAACATTGGATCGAATCAAGAAGATCGATGTAGATGTGAATTATGATGTATGGAAAGAATATGCATACCGGGCAGATATTCATCCGGCGATTCTGGCATATCTTGAGATCAGGAGAGACTATTTTTACCGGATGGAGACGACGGTAGATGGAAAGGTCTTTGCAACAGCCAGAGGCTGGGAAGATCTGTCACAGCTTCTGAAGACTTATGAAAAGCTTGGAAAGAAAGCGGACAGAGAGGTTGTACATCAGTATATCCAGCACTGGAAGATCGCAAAAGATTTTGCCAATTATCTGGAACTGTATCATAAGTATAAAAAAGATTATGGTCTTGAGAAGATTATTGAAGGTGTCTATACCAGGGATACGCTGGAGAGACTTCGATATGCAGCATTTGATGAGAGGTTCAGTGTTGTAAATATGTTGATCGGCCGTCTGGGAAGCTGCTTCAAAGAATATTTCCTAAAAGACAGACTGGTTACAATGATATATGAATATCTGAAGTTATATAAATCCAATCTGCAAATGGATCTTGTCGTCTGTGAAGCCAGAGAGCAATATGAAAAATTACGGAAAGAAGAACAGATGACAAAGCAGGACGAGCATGTAAGAAAACAGGTGCTGGATAAACTGGAATCTTACGAACAGCTTGCAAAAGAAGAACATCTGGAAGGAGAGGCAGCATTTGAACGTATAAAAGAGGTGTTTGGAAATGAAGTGGCAGAGAGAGAAGAACTGACAGAACGTACGCTTTCCGCATTGGAACATGCATTTGAATTTATGGAAGATGCATTTGGGGACAGTCAGGAGATGGTTTCTTTTGTTACAGAACTTAACACGAACTATTATAGTATTCAGTTCTTAAAGGAAAATGACTGTGATAAGTATTATCAGTATAATAAGAAACTGTTATTTGACAAACAGCAGGAGGAGATCCTGTCAGAACTAAATGAAGTAGAACAGGATCTGAACACTGCCATAAAATAG
- a CDS encoding polysaccharide deacetylase family protein, whose amino-acid sequence MFRFHIPKTHLSFSTLYSRYKPLILLFFFSCCFFAGGLIARIFPASETTLTPASRTFVSSSHSFVLPTTENWGLSFQEEGKAPVGNASFDELKKYHAYYARNTDQKVIYLTFDCGYENGNTPSILAALKKHHVPATFFVVGNFLQDNPDLIKQMQKEGHTVGNHTYHHPDMSQIATQETFSKELSDVEDLFKKITGKSMTRFYRPPQGKYNTENLQMAKDMGYHTFFWSLAYVDWLTDAQPSKEEAFDKLLGRIHPGAIVLLHNTSKTNGEILDELLNKWESMGYQFSSLKDLLKTEE is encoded by the coding sequence ATGTTCAGATTCCATATACCAAAAACTCATCTTTCTTTTTCCACCCTTTATTCCAGATATAAACCATTAATCCTCCTTTTCTTCTTTTCCTGCTGTTTTTTTGCCGGAGGATTGATTGCCCGAATTTTCCCCGCCAGTGAAACAACTTTGACTCCGGCCAGCCGCACTTTTGTATCTTCTTCTCATTCCTTTGTTCTCCCAACCACCGAAAACTGGGGATTGAGTTTTCAGGAGGAAGGAAAAGCTCCCGTCGGAAATGCCTCATTCGATGAATTAAAAAAATATCATGCCTACTATGCCAGAAACACTGATCAGAAAGTGATTTATCTGACTTTTGACTGTGGTTACGAAAATGGCAATACCCCTTCTATCCTGGCGGCTCTGAAAAAGCATCATGTTCCTGCTACCTTTTTTGTCGTCGGCAATTTTCTGCAGGATAATCCAGATCTGATCAAACAAATGCAAAAAGAAGGTCACACCGTCGGCAATCATACGTATCATCATCCCGATATGTCACAGATTGCGACACAGGAAACCTTCTCAAAAGAGCTTTCAGATGTCGAAGATCTTTTCAAAAAGATCACCGGAAAGTCGATGACACGATTTTACCGGCCGCCTCAGGGAAAATACAATACCGAAAATCTACAGATGGCCAAAGATATGGGATATCATACCTTCTTCTGGAGTCTCGCCTATGTTGACTGGCTTACCGATGCCCAGCCATCCAAAGAAGAGGCTTTTGACAAATTACTCGGCCGTATTCATCCCGGTGCCATTGTACTACTTCACAACACTTCGAAAACCAACGGAGAAATCCTCGATGAACTTCTTAACAAATGGGAATCCATGGGATATCAGTTTTCTTCTTTGAAAGATCTTCTCAAAACTGAAGAGTAA
- a CDS encoding 16S rRNA (uracil(1498)-N(3))-methyltransferase → MQHFFVSPEQVKEGKIYVEGGDVNHMKNVLRMKTGEELTVNDGEGSQYLCAVESYEADMAVLKILGKKQDESELASKIYLFQGLPKQDKMELIVQKSVELGAYQVIPVATKRAVVKLDAKKAKKKVERWQQIAVSAAKQAGRGIIPEVGEVCTYAQALKQAEELDVVLIPYELEKGMEETKQIIAGIRPGQSVGIFIGPEGGFEEEEVALAMKTGANPVTLGKRILRTETAGLTMLSVLMFHLEG, encoded by the coding sequence ATGCAACATTTTTTTGTGTCACCGGAGCAGGTGAAGGAAGGAAAGATCTACGTAGAGGGCGGCGACGTCAATCATATGAAGAATGTACTCCGCATGAAGACCGGTGAAGAACTTACGGTAAATGACGGAGAAGGCAGTCAGTACCTGTGTGCAGTGGAATCCTATGAAGCTGATATGGCAGTGCTTAAGATACTGGGGAAAAAGCAGGACGAGAGCGAGCTTGCATCAAAGATCTATCTGTTCCAGGGACTTCCAAAGCAGGACAAGATGGAACTGATCGTGCAGAAGTCGGTAGAACTCGGCGCATATCAGGTAATCCCGGTGGCGACAAAGCGAGCCGTGGTCAAGCTGGATGCGAAGAAGGCGAAGAAGAAGGTCGAACGCTGGCAGCAGATTGCGGTCAGTGCGGCGAAGCAGGCAGGACGAGGTATTATTCCTGAGGTGGGAGAAGTATGCACTTATGCGCAGGCATTGAAGCAGGCAGAAGAACTGGACGTTGTCCTGATCCCATACGAACTGGAAAAAGGGATGGAAGAGACGAAGCAGATCATCGCAGGAATCAGACCGGGGCAGTCGGTCGGCATCTTTATCGGACCGGAAGGCGGCTTTGAGGAAGAAGAAGTAGCACTTGCCATGAAAACCGGGGCAAATCCGGTGACACTTGGCAAGAGAATCCTTCGGACAGAGACTGCAGGACTTACGATGCTTTCGGTTCTGATGTTCCATCTGGAAGGGTAG
- the prmA gene encoding 50S ribosomal protein L11 methyltransferase, which produces MKWNQFRLKTTTEAEDIVSSMLADLGIEGVQIEDKIPLTQSDKEQMFVDILPDMPEDDGCAYLTFYLDEEVDKHEMLLKVRQELEEMRSYLNVGDCTIEESQTEDVDWVNNWKQYFHQFYIDDILVIPSWENVEAKDSDKMVIHIDPGTAFGTGMHETTQLCIRQLKKYVTEDTEILDVGCGSGILGMLALKFGAKHSVGTDLDPCAIDATYENMDNNGISRDQYEVMIGNIIDDKEVQDKVGYEKYDIVAANILADVLVPLTPVIIHQLKKGGIYITSGIIEDKEEVVVEAVKKAGLEVLEVNHQGEWVSVTARKN; this is translated from the coding sequence ATGAAATGGAATCAGTTTCGTCTGAAGACAACAACAGAGGCAGAAGATATCGTCAGCAGCATGCTTGCTGATCTTGGAATCGAAGGAGTGCAGATCGAAGATAAGATCCCGCTTACACAGTCTGACAAAGAGCAGATGTTCGTAGACATCCTGCCGGATATGCCGGAAGATGACGGATGTGCATACCTGACATTCTATCTGGATGAAGAAGTAGACAAGCATGAGATGTTACTGAAGGTCAGACAGGAATTAGAAGAGATGAGAAGTTATCTGAATGTGGGAGACTGTACGATCGAGGAGTCCCAGACAGAAGATGTAGACTGGGTAAATAACTGGAAGCAGTATTTCCATCAGTTCTATATTGATGACATTCTTGTCATTCCTTCATGGGAGAATGTAGAGGCCAAAGACAGCGACAAGATGGTGATCCATATCGATCCGGGCACAGCATTCGGAACCGGTATGCATGAGACCACACAGCTCTGCATCCGCCAGCTTAAGAAATATGTGACAGAAGATACAGAGATCTTAGACGTTGGATGTGGAAGCGGAATCCTTGGAATGTTGGCGTTAAAGTTCGGCGCAAAGCATTCGGTAGGAACAGACCTGGATCCGTGTGCGATCGATGCAACCTACGAGAATATGGACAACAACGGAATCAGCAGAGACCAGTATGAAGTCATGATCGGTAATATCATTGATGATAAAGAAGTACAGGATAAGGTCGGTTATGAGAAATACGATATCGTAGCAGCAAATATCCTGGCAGATGTACTGGTACCGCTGACACCTGTGATCATCCACCAGTTGAAAAAGGGCGGTATCTATATCACAAGCGGAATCATCGAAGATAAAGAAGAAGTGGTCGTAGAAGCTGTGAAGAAAGCAGGCCTCGAAGTTCTGGAAGTGAACCACCAGGGTGAATGGGTATCTGTAACGGCAAGAAAGAATTAG
- a CDS encoding leucine-rich repeat protein has translation MKRDENMAREYVKKDNMLSKEIRYKKTEKGMMITEYYGNDSYVVLPDEIEGEPVTILGDYAFSRNLSVEEIWMPLELKEVGRYAFYRCRNLRKLVLGNRLLDMGGGALTGCHLEEVEIYLQDGKKSCLKSIVEEMRYQMRIYLHAPEGGQEAKLLFPEHYEEAVENTPARILETHHHGAGGYYRQCFYDRELDYRKYDEMFYHTVAEDTEETAVELALNRLRFPAELSDKNRQGYEEYLKKHMTAVAKWTVKQEEVEGIRFLQRRKLWTEQSLQAGMDFAAEGSKTEILSIFMDIRKDQFPKKKKTFEL, from the coding sequence ATGAAACGGGATGAAAACATGGCCAGAGAATATGTGAAAAAAGATAATATGCTGAGTAAAGAAATCCGTTATAAAAAAACAGAGAAGGGTATGATGATCACTGAATATTATGGAAATGATAGTTATGTGGTGCTGCCGGATGAGATAGAAGGTGAGCCGGTCACGATACTGGGAGATTATGCATTTTCCAGAAATCTTTCAGTTGAGGAAATATGGATGCCGTTGGAACTTAAAGAAGTTGGAAGATATGCATTTTACAGGTGCCGGAATCTGAGAAAATTAGTACTTGGCAACAGACTTCTGGATATGGGAGGTGGTGCACTTACAGGCTGCCATCTGGAAGAAGTAGAGATATATCTTCAGGACGGAAAAAAGAGCTGTCTGAAGTCGATTGTAGAAGAGATGCGGTACCAGATGAGGATATATCTACATGCGCCTGAAGGAGGACAGGAAGCAAAACTACTCTTTCCGGAGCATTATGAAGAGGCGGTGGAGAACACCCCTGCAAGAATACTGGAAACGCATCATCACGGGGCAGGCGGATATTATCGTCAGTGTTTTTATGACCGTGAACTGGACTATCGAAAATATGATGAGATGTTTTATCATACGGTTGCGGAAGACACAGAGGAGACGGCAGTGGAACTGGCACTGAACCGCCTGCGGTTCCCGGCAGAACTTTCAGATAAGAACAGACAAGGTTATGAAGAATACTTAAAAAAGCACATGACTGCGGTGGCAAAATGGACGGTGAAGCAGGAAGAGGTGGAAGGAATCCGGTTCCTGCAAAGAAGAAAATTATGGACAGAACAATCTTTACAGGCGGGAATGGATTTCGCGGCAGAAGGCAGCAAAACAGAAATTCTGAGTATTTTTATGGATATCAGAAAGGATCAGTTTCCAAAGAAGAAAAAGACATTTGAGCTATAG
- a CDS encoding DUF2201 family putative metallopeptidase, which translates to MDREKIENNRETIEKDRLENISRKILVMARNELYMKMRFLDVALSSLPFVLDTGAEGMGTDGLYLYYDPQYLGGLFREDRVMVNRIYLHLVLHGIFRHMIRRKGREERLYHLSCDIAVESIIDELQYRCVMKARSFPRREMYRELKKEMKTLTAERIYEVLRKKALTQKQLEQLEVDFRVDDHSYWPKAEEKKRQNQIENRWQDISERMETEMETFSKEASQTSGNLIDQVKVENRERMDYREFLRKFSVLKEEMTVDPDSFDYTFYSYGLTMYGNMPLIEPQEWKEVQKVEEFVIVIDTSMSCSGELVKKFLEETYGVLSENDSFFRKVNIHIIQCDDQVQTDQKITCEEELKEYMDKLELKGEGGTDFRPAFSYVDELVRQHTFEHLRGMIYFTDGRGIYPAKRPVYETAFVFMEEDYEDVDVPPWAIKIILEEDLDF; encoded by the coding sequence ATGGACAGAGAAAAGATAGAAAATAACAGAGAAACCATAGAAAAGGACCGCCTGGAAAATATAAGCCGTAAGATTCTTGTTATGGCAAGGAATGAACTGTATATGAAGATGCGGTTCCTGGATGTAGCATTATCCAGTCTTCCGTTTGTACTTGATACGGGGGCGGAAGGTATGGGAACAGACGGACTGTATCTGTATTATGATCCACAATATCTCGGGGGATTGTTCAGGGAAGACCGAGTGATGGTGAACAGGATCTACCTGCATCTGGTGCTGCATGGGATTTTTCGCCATATGATCCGCAGAAAAGGAAGAGAGGAACGGCTTTATCATCTGTCATGTGATATTGCTGTGGAATCGATCATCGATGAATTACAGTATCGGTGTGTTATGAAGGCCAGGTCGTTCCCAAGAAGAGAAATGTACCGTGAACTGAAAAAAGAAATGAAAACGCTTACGGCAGAACGAATATATGAAGTGCTGAGGAAAAAAGCACTGACACAAAAGCAGCTTGAACAACTGGAGGTGGATTTCCGGGTAGACGATCACAGTTACTGGCCAAAAGCTGAGGAGAAAAAAAGACAGAATCAGATTGAAAACCGCTGGCAGGATATCAGTGAGCGTATGGAGACAGAGATGGAGACATTTTCCAAAGAAGCATCACAGACATCCGGAAATCTGATCGATCAGGTGAAAGTAGAAAATCGGGAGCGAATGGATTACCGGGAATTTTTAAGAAAATTTTCGGTGTTAAAAGAAGAGATGACGGTGGATCCGGATTCTTTTGATTATACTTTCTACAGTTATGGATTAACTATGTATGGGAATATGCCGTTGATCGAGCCACAGGAATGGAAAGAAGTTCAGAAGGTAGAAGAATTTGTTATTGTGATCGATACATCGATGTCCTGTTCGGGAGAATTGGTGAAAAAATTTCTGGAGGAGACTTACGGCGTATTAAGTGAAAACGACAGCTTTTTCCGAAAAGTGAACATTCATATCATTCAATGTGATGATCAGGTTCAGACGGATCAGAAGATCACGTGCGAAGAAGAGCTGAAAGAATACATGGACAAACTGGAATTAAAAGGCGAAGGCGGAACGGATTTCAGGCCGGCATTCTCGTATGTGGATGAACTGGTCCGCCAGCATACATTTGAACATTTACGGGGAATGATCTATTTTACGGATGGCCGGGGAATCTATCCGGCGAAAAGGCCTGTATATGAGACGGCATTTGTGTTCATGGAGGAAGACTATGAAGATGTAGATGTTCCGCCCTGGGCAATAAAGATCATCCTGGAAGAAGATCTGGATTTCTGA